In Bicyclus anynana chromosome 22, ilBicAnyn1.1, whole genome shotgun sequence, the following proteins share a genomic window:
- the LOC112054339 gene encoding uncharacterized protein LOC112054339 isoform X5 → MDLAVNLDREDYRMAPPASCMGTEHGCVMFDCLVHLWEWIDPPAAQTEYQMENKKNVTATQQPLTQQHIMAHHVHPDQIYSSQHPQLPAHVNNQIQPKVQSAQIQPNGVMHQLLQSQYQSNMNARSPLLENRHEMYGTGHNHDYARHYGANDNYNYPQSPPRLERTEIHTDHNVNHELLHNIPKGYNAEVYQDYLKRNPPKDNNQIYQNHQPNINQYRPNVNQYGTKPYLPYSNRIGPQSNTELLRKQYNEIQQMKMQQQMHYQNQAQMHQQQKFAERQILLQQIHGVQPPPNLQNSIYSDSSYRDLDRYSSKNDFKEYSSTDLSKDFDRYGKHNDYSDLQNRQYQENHWQSNQNDFREVDRQRPEQDKAKSNSPPSDNNQRSTDIISPMKSSESSTPSIKSPSSDSRRSSSGTQALRSPSAQRIPSAPVTLSGLLYKQGSDGLKVWRKRWFVLSEYCLFYYKSQDEEKLLGSVLLPSYKVSACSAEDKVMRKFAFKLEHANMRTYVLAALDPEAMMKWVKALTMAAIMQTSNEQPQKQIDRAAAKTEEGDDAGPTYANAPPKPRRANDGYNSPSPDMYDPNYDLLKKPASHYSQGTSHTRYQDTTYSTKQEIYTRSPQSPPSQPTYHTKRPYDTQQLSLPLSKTAFDNSEKSPNTPSINKSNPQSPYFENRSRNQQQHSQEDKIENLYEKKPGYNPFLEDYGQNKKDDERSRPIESNKTSIYNESYPESRTNSKTYVDANVYGRDVYGDVNTKASKTSTLNERLAERRTPDAYGRSTAMSAYNTEKIGDYEDIYAAYGNDAGKAYAKSPNPSHSRDTISLSSHKSPQEQVTNTIPEKTFSGPSVLRRKKMQASGIQPPMPRPHSADFLEYESKNETLYNVTPTRNTHDPPKQPPRPKSSLDINSYYDPSSDKYYSEESYAQKMRQSAQYLQQQGTRPRNIQIPLEKYASGLAEKQLHSPYMHPNNNNYETEFSNKNIRDNVSYNSKYSDLEALHSNWTLKEKDLEAQKDYLNRSGSVMSDGSQISAYVKDVGKFDPGIDGFMRSASARLPSSAEREGEKKVQQREESMKRLLEWKQRMLQSPLTRKSTPAAISLNRSLNQSRQSLRSDQYKPKTYKNASYNSYSSDDEASMTMSGTNIEPGSKNNNNNNQINQQTLSKKAFLGSNTSIGRSNRDGTIPVRAVSPRVRWVEEKPTNEHCSQPITASQQNLNTLTGSEDVWTTVRSPSRTLQQPIRAVSPRIRRNNNNDNNDTRKEVHNQESSEIPTAGELLGRSHEELVLLLIQLRRRHAATHRSIEQCCVQISSIEDCLSSLKAIEREENLQRLEQLKTQLMELENHYEKSKPLVQLVDNMVKLGSLYNRPGSTIERLERNQRLRQKVLAEHAMEQQRWLESAAAGKPLETEAARVRVAELWALEQELADEAAILQGLKTDKDAIDSLLTGVRSKLDSVNIGSRAQPSGLEAELARVHAMLAHNSKKLEQTVADNARLERELHHLRRALRAQRANIHAQASHNMPPSHPTAMLEDEVTRVQQLVSALQRQRQELSRAVRHLTQQSHALQITHDSMPGKRRPMSSWQETNLDTGHTIDHGQSDYDYDSQGPVMPPGHYPPSVETPLYVDTRAPGMDVASPINSEDMQHTAFGNLTNVEKQEIKTVRIVKRESERRQRDRDRSLQPLSDWSSNHITANIDQFLEEELVQPINNYRASSLPRTEYSKYEEYYSKPQYADSVNYIGMNEKNMQQSPKYPSSPSLSNYDYSRDISSLSSSYHKTYDRSAGYDRTISLSTQYLNSPTDSSRTLTNDPMSKTSSIVSLTRSNMELSPIFKSEAAKQIITEVSGEPKNGSLHRRQVPKEKRRHYTAPHHLSAKTLNEMPKDAYNQDALGRSLDDADMERALRGAAPDVVRSALPARRLPDSIDQLLAAPQKIIIPERYIPEKPPELSPEEQQKRQEKVESIKKMLSSSSADPSKSPDGQEKRQREHLLQMNQILAKQVTEMSKIIAVKALEELPLQDNMDDYEDRSPDVELPIYQQRDNFFT, encoded by the exons GATTGACCCGCCAGCCGCGCAGACAGAATACCAAATGGAGAACAAAAAGAATGTCACAGCAACACAGCAACCCCTCACGCAGCAGCACATCATGGCGCACCACGTGCACCCCGACCAAATATACTCCTCTCAACACCCACAGTTACCTGCGCACGTAAACAACCAAATACAGCCGAAGGTTCAATCTGCGCAAATTCAACCGAATGGCGTCATGCACCAACTATTGCAAAGTCAATATCAATCGAACATGAACGCACGATCGCCGCTCCTAGAAAACAGGCACGAAATGTATGGCACCGGACACAATCACGATTATGCGAGACATTACGGTGCTAACGACAATTATAATTATCCACAGTCACCACCTCGGCTCGAAAGAACAGAAATCCATACTGATCACAATGTAAATCATGAACTATTGCATAATATTCCAAAAGGATACAACGCAGAAGTATATCAAGACTATTTAAAACGTAACCCACCGAAAGATAATAACCAAATATATCAAAACCATCAACCTAATATTAATCAATATAGACCTAATGTAAATCAGTACGGCACGAAGCCGTATCTTCCCTATTCGAATCGAATAGGGCCCCAAAGTAACACTGAGTTATTAAGAAAGCAGTATAATGAAATACAACAAATGAAAATGCAACAGCAAATGCATTATCAGAATCAGGCTCAAATGCATCAACAACAGAAGTTTGCGGAGCGACAAATTTTATTACAGCAAATACATGGTGTTCAACCACCACCTAACTTACAGAATAGTATATATTCTGATAGTTCTTATAGAGATCTAGATCGATATAGTAGTAAAAATGACTTTAAGGAATACAGTAGTACGGATTTGTCGAAAGACTTCGATAGGTACGGTAAACATAATGATTACAGTGACCTACAAAATAGACAATATCAAGAGAATCATTGgcaatcaaatcaaaatgatTTCCGGGAAGTAGATAGGCAGAGACCTGAGCAAGACAAGGCAAAAAGTAACTCTCCGCCATcagataataatcaaagaagTACAGATATTATATCTCCAATGAAATCTAGTGAGTCTAGTACACCTAGTATAAAGTCACCCTCATCAGACAGTCGACGCAGTAGTAGCGGGACTCAGGCATTGCGATCTCCATCTGCCCAACGTATACCATCAGCTCCGGTGACTTTGTCTGGGTTGCTATACAAACAAGGATCTGATGGCCTAAAGGTTTGGCGGAAGAGGTGGTTTGTTTTGTCAGAATACTGTCTATTCTACTACAAAA gTCAAGATGAAGAAAAGCTTTTAGGGTCTGTCCTATTGCCCTCGTATAAGGTCTCAGCGTGTAGCGCAGAGGACAAAGTGATGCGGAAGTTTGCGTTCAAACTGGAACATGCAAATATGAGGACATACGTGTTGGCGGCTTTGGATCCGGAAGCCATGATGAAGTGGGTGAAGGCGCTCACAATGGCAGCTATTATGCAAACATCCAA TGAGCAGCCACAAAAGCAAATCGATCGCGCAGCTGCAAAAACAGAG gaaGGCGATGATGCTGGACCTACGTACGCCAATGCGCCACCTAAGCCCAGACGAGCAAACGATGGATATAATTCACCCAGCCCGGATAT GTACGATCCAAATTACGATCTACTCAAAAAACCTGCATCACACTACAGTCAAGGCACCAGTCATACTCGATACCAGGACACAACCTACAGCACAAAACAGGAGATTTACACACGCAGCCCGCAATCACCGCCCTCGCAACCAACTTACCATACAAAAAGACCTTACGACACGCAGCAACTATCATTACCATTATCCAAGACAGCTTTTGACAATTCAGAAAAATCTCCAAACACTCCATCTATCAATAAATCTAATCCTCAATCTCCCTATTTCGAAAATAGGTCTAGAAATCAGCAGCAACACTCTCAAGAAGACAAAATTGAAAACTTATATGAAAAGAAACCTGGTTATAATCCTTTTCTTGAAGATTATGGACAAAATAAGAAAGACGATGAAAGGAGTAGGCCTATTGAATCGAATAAAACATCAATTTACAATGAAAGCTACCCTGAATCTCGAACCAATTCCAAAACTTACGTTGATGCTAATGTTTACGGTAGAGATGTGTATGGTGATGTTAATACAAAGGCGAGTAAAACGAGCACGTTAAATGAACGACTAGCTGAGAGGCGAACACCTGATGCATATGGCAGATCAACAGCTATGTCTGCgtataacactgaaaaaattggAGACTATGAAGATATTTATGCGGCATACGGAAATGATGCTGGAAAAGCATATGCAAAGTCCCCAAATCCCTCCCATTCCCGGGATACAATTAGTTTATCTAGCCATAAATCGCCCCAAGAGCAAGTTACTAACACG ATTCCAGAAAAAACATTTAGTGGGCCATCAGTTTTGCGAAGGAAAAAAATGCAAGCGAGTGGTATTCAACCCCCGATGCCACGCCCCCATAGCGCAGATTTTCTCGAATATGAATCCAAAAACGAAACTCTTTATAATGTGACGCCAACACGAAACACGCACGATCCACCTAAACAACCACCACGTCCAAAATCTAGTCTAGACATAAACTCCTATTATGATCCTAGTTCAGATAAATATTATTCTGAGGAAAGTTATGCACAAAAAATGCGACAATCGGCACAATATTTGCAACAACAGGGCACACGGCCAAGAAATATACAAATACCATTAGAAAAATATGCAAGTGGACTTGCTGAAAAACAATTACATTCCCCATATATGCACCCTAACAATAATAACTATGAAACTGAATTTAGCAATAAGAATATTCGTGATAATGTTAgttataattcaaaatatagCGATCTTGAAGCTTTACATTCTAATTGGACATTGAAAGAAAAAGATTTGGAAGCccaaaaagattatttaaacaGAAGTGGTAGTGTGATGAGCGATGGTTCACAAATCAGTGCGTATGTAAAGGATGTTGGGAAATTTGATCCAGGGATAGATGGATTTATGCGATCCGCAAGCGCTAGGTTGCCATCATCTGCTGAAAGAGAAGGAGAAAAGAAAGTACAACAG CGTGAAGAATCAATGAAAAGACTGCTTGAATGGAAGCAGAGAATGTTACAGTCTCCACTGACAAGAAAAAGTACTCCAGCTGCTATTTCATTAAATAGATCATTGAATCAAAGTCGCCAATCATTAAGATCTGACCAGTACAAAcctaaaacttataaaaatgcTTCATATAACAGCTATTCTTCAGATGATGaag CTTCTATGACAATGTCAGGCACAAATATAGAACCAGGctcaaagaataataataacaataaccaAATAAACCAGCAAACTTTGtcaaaaaaagcatttcttggAAGTAACACGTCGATTGGTAGAAGTAATAGGGATGGTACTATACCAGTAAGAGCTGTAAGCCCTAGAGTAAGATGGGTTGAAGAGAAACCCACTAATGAACATTGTTCGCAGCCGATCACAGCATCACAACAAAAT TTGAATACATTAACGGGTTCTGAGGATGTATGGACGACAGTAAGGTCACCATCGAGAACTTTACAACAACCAATAAGAGCCGTTAGTCCTAGGATTAGAAGAAACAATAACAACGACAACAACGATACG CGTAAGGAGGTCCATAATCAAGAATCAAGTGAAATACCAACGGCCGGTGAGCTTTTGGGAAGAAGTCACGAGGAGCTAGTTTTGCTCTTGATTCAATTAAGAAGACGTCACGCAGCAACTCATCGTTCTATTGAGCAATGCTGTGTTCAGATTAGTAGTATAGAG GATTGTCTAAGTTCACTCAAAGCCATTGAACGGGAAGAAAACTTACAACGTTTGGAACAGTTAAAGACTCAACTCATGGAGTTAGAGaaccattatgaaaaaagtaAGCCGTTAGTGCAATTGGTTGATAATATGGTGAAACTTGGATCTTTGTATAATAGACCAGGTTCTACGATAGAACGATTGGAGCGAAATCAGAGGCTGAGACAAAAAGTTCTTGCAGAACATGCTATGGAACAACAAAG ATGGCTCGAAAGTGCCGCAGCAGGCAAACCCTTAGAAACAGAAGCGGCAAGAGTCAGAGTTGCTGAACTATGGGCATTGGAACAGGAACTAGCAGACGAGGCAGCCATTCTTCAAGGTCTTAAAACTGACAAAGATGCTATTGACTCATTGTTGACAG GTGTTCGCAGTAAGCTGGACAGCGTAAACATTGGTTCCCGAGCTCAGCCTTCAGGCTTGGAGGCGGAGTTGGCGCGAGTGCATGCCATGCTGGCGCACAATTCTAAG AAACTAGAGCAAACGGTAGCGGACAATGCACGTTTGGAAAGGGAACTGCATCACCTCCGCCGCGCCCTGCGAGCTCAGCGCGCTAACATTCATGCCCAAGCTTCGCATAACATGCCACCATCGCATCCCACTGCTATGCTAGAGGATG AAGTGACACGAGTACAACAGTTGGTGTCAGCTTTACAGCGTCAGCGTCAGGAGCTGAGCCGCGCGGTGCGTCACCTCACGCAGCAGTCCCACGCCTTGCAGATCACTCATGATTCTATGCCTG GCAAACGTCGTCCAATGTCGTCTTGGCAAGAAACGAATCTGGATACAGGCCATACTATCGACCACGGGCAATCCGACTATGACTACGACTCGCAAGGACCAGTAATGCCCCCGGGACACTATCCACCGAGCGTGGAGACGCCGCTGTATGTTGATACTAGAGCACCCGGCATGGATGTCGCGTCACCAATAAACAGCGAGGACATGCAACACACTGCTTTTG GTAACCTCACTAATGTAGAAAAACAAGAGATCAAAACAGTGCGAATTGTGAAACGGGAAAGCGAAAGGCGACAAAGAGATCGCGACCGGTCTTTACAACCATTATCCGATTGGTCCAGCAACCATATCACTGCCAACATAGATCAATTTTTAGAAGAAGAATTAGTGCAACCAATTAATAACTACAGAGCGTCTTCTTTACCTAGAACTGAGTATAGCAAATATGAAGAATATTATTCCAAGCCTCAATACGCAGATTCTGTAAATTATATCGGGATGAACGAAAAGAACATGCAACAGAGTCCTAAATATCCCTCAAGCCCTTCGTTGTCTAATTATGATTATTCAAGAGATATTTCATCTTTAAGCAGTAGCTATCACAAAACTTATGACAGATCTGCTGGTTATGATCGTACCATATCTTTGTCAACCCAATATCTCAATAGCCCAACAGATAGTTCAAGGACTTTGACTAACGATCCCATGTCAAAAACGAGCAGTATTGTAAGCTTAACGAGATCCAATATGGAATTGTCTCCTATATTTAAAAGTGAAGCTGCTAAACAAATTATTACGGAGGTGTCAGGAGAACCTAAAAATGGCTCTTTACATAGACGACAAGTACCAAAAGAGAAGAGGAGGCACTATACCGCACCGCACCATTTGAGCGCCAAAACTCTTAATGAAATGCCTAAGGATGCTTACAATCAAGAT GCTCTGGGAAGGTCACTGGACGACGCAGACATGGAACGTGCACTTCGCGGTGCTGCTCCAGATGTGGTGCGCTCGGCTCTACCGGCGAGAAGGTTACCAGACTCCATAGATCAGCTCTTGGCTGCTCCTCAGAAGATTATTATACCAGAACGATACATACCTGAGAAG ccTCCAGAACTATCTCCGGAAGAACAGCAGAAACGTCAAGAGAAAGTCGAATCAATTAAAAAGATGCTCTCGAGTTCTTCTGCTGACCCTAGCAAG AGCCCAGACGGACAGGAGAAGCGACAGCGCGAGCACTTGCTCCAGATGAACCAGATCCTTGCCAAGCAGGTCACCGAGATGAGCAAAATCATAGCTG TTAAAGCATTAGAAGAACTACCTCTGCAAGATAATATGGATGACTACGAAGATCGTTCACCAGACGTCGAACTGCCAATATATCAACAAAGAGACAATTTCTTCACATGA